In Malus sylvestris chromosome 16, drMalSylv7.2, whole genome shotgun sequence, the following are encoded in one genomic region:
- the LOC126607084 gene encoding uncharacterized protein LOC126607084 isoform X4 produces MAFVAPDPLSELVWNTDKGVSNVTLSPPQSNKGGRSAADKPIDDEDFITAQTSFHLKSEFAGKDMTMSPTSNAGVMPLCGSSHDTGTVGNVEEEKAAVELSVLYNQEGTSSQANIEVTEIPQIPETRENFISTLTGNGDREGADILLVESDQKIPFVEQNEPLLRDPVDEDKHADVGDQKMQMDLVLASEVNPVNESKASGGPVVNKKAQRNRPLDKLEATAENDLMTLKTRHAYGAAIQILGPESVPGVKDRFDQGQERVPENESVLDKHYPNNSRIHMHQRKGKEKLLSDGDPNGRMPEDENDSNESVESCNSAGLFSSGKKSWRSEEEFIVGSKRFRKKIQEAPISTSYIRQDSSFMNWISSMVKGFSKSMQDEAPPLALTLAHPDHGDENPDNKRITCNTNQDDGVKSIGFQTIFQSLYCPTADCQEARMLSDNHKMGEISTELEPATSPKVYHGENVNLGQEFLLSVEKFNKSSSGNEVRSAGSQEKCHTGSEKKKNPCNFPFYKGKDRVIPNSSLGKRKERRIENFESSSQFKGKTTGEFGYRRDLLGSLWITRLTPKTSGPSLIADHYNKSADGVLESSNDLKNMGAREQFGEDLVIVIGNDLQNYAAENEGSSAFNRNKGQNDEAPMSEFSPIMPCSEVRSSEGMASVFARRLDALKNITPPGATGNAADEITMCLFCGIKGHHLQECSQIRETELQELLSKSKSYNVAENLPFFCIRCLQQSHWATACPKAQSMGQPQLECNVSFLDYYCSQSGTNLNSRNDGNMKLPTGTESKFEASVAHTCFNEDYSRMETDINMSWKDNAMGAPKKRAYRSNSVMKCSASSSVENKYKENQMMPLSKLVNTQISNVPKGIVESVKRLRLSRTDVLKWMDSRTSLSLLEGFFLRLRLRKWEGLGGTGYYVSCITGSQRESCPLNVKASIAVVVGGIRCMVKSKYVSNNDFHEDELRAWWSATSKGSDKIPSEEDLREKRNKILGCFILGTKWYL; encoded by the exons ATGGCATTCGTGGCTCCCGATCCCCTTTCAGAATTAGTTTGGAATACAGATAAAG GTGTAAGCAATGTCACTCTTTCACCACCACAAAGCAATAAAGGTGGGAGGTCTGCTGCTGACAAGCCTATTGATGATGAGGACTTTATAACAGCACAGACATCATTTCATCTAAAGAGCGAATTTGCTGGTAAAGATATGACTATGTCTCCCACAAGCAATGCTGGTGTCATGCCATTATGCGGGTCAAGCCATGACACGG GAACTGTTGGTAACGTGGAGGAAGAGAAGGCGGCTGTGGAACTATCTGTTCTGTACAACCAGGAGGGGACTTCTAGTCAAGCGAATATCGAAGTAACTGAAATACCTCAGATACCTGAAACCAGAGAAAATTTCATTTCAACATTGACAG GTAACGGTGACAGAGAGGGGGCTGATATCTTATTAGTCGAATCAGATCAAAAGATACCTTTTGTGGAACAAAATGAACCATTATTGCGGGATCCTGTTGATGAAGATAAACATGCTGATGTTGGTGATCAGAAAATGCAAATGGATCTTGTTTTGGCTTCCGAAGTTAACCCAGTGAACGAAAGTAAAGCTTCGGGTGGCCCTGTGGTGAATAAAAAGGCACAACGCAATAGGCCTTTGGATAAACTAGAGGCAACAGCTGAGAATGATTTAATGACTCTCAAAACCCGACATGCTTATGGTGCAGCGATTCAGATTTTAGGTCCAGAATCTGTCCCAGGGGTTAAGGACAGGTTCGATCAGGGTCAGGAGAGGGTTCCTGAAAACGAATCTGTTCTGGACAAACACTATCCTAATAACAGCAGAATCCATATGCatcaaaggaaaggaaaagaaaaattgttATCTGATGGAGATCCTAATGGAAGAATGCCAGAAGATGAGAATGATAGCAATGAGAGTGTCGAGAGCTGTAATAGCGCAGGATTGTTTTCGTCAGGCAAGAAGAGTTGGAGATCTGAAGAAGAGTTCATTGTTGGGAGTAAAAGATTCagaaagaaaattcaagaagctCCGATTTCCACATCCTATATTAGACAAGATAGCTCCTTCATGAATTGGATATCAAGCATGGTGAAGGGTTTTTCAAAATCAATGCAAGATGAGGCACCACCTCTTGCTCTTACCCTTGCACATCCTGATCATGGAGATGAGAATCCTGATAATAAACGTATCACATGTAATACAAACCAAGATGATGGAGTAAAAAGTATAGGTTTCCAGACGATTTTTCAGTCCTTGTATTGCCCAACTGCAGACTGCCAAGAAGCACGGATGTTGAGTGACAATCATAAAATGGGAGAAATATCAACGGAACTCGAGCCAGCTACTTCTCCAAAAGTCTATCATGGGGAGAACGTTAATTTAGGCCAAGAATTTCTACTGTCAGTTGAGAAGTTCAACAAATCTTCATCTGGAAATGAAGTTCGTTCAGCAGGTAGTCAGGAGAAATGCCATACTGGTTCCGAGAAGAAAAAGAATCCATGCAACTTTCCGTTTTATAAAGGGAAAGATAGAGTTATCCCTAATTCTTCTCTGGGTAAACGCAAGGAAAGGAGGATCGAGAATTTTGAATCTAGCTCACAATTCAAAGGGAAGACGACTGGGGAATTTGGTTATAGAAGGGACCTTCTTGGAAGCTTGTGGATAACTCGGTTGACTCCAAAAACATCTGGTCCATCTTTAATCGCAGATCATTACAACAAGAGTGCTGATGGAGTTCTTGAGAGCTCCAATGACCTCAAAAATATGGGAGCCAGGGAGCAGTTTGGTGAAGATTTAGTTATTGTCATTGGTAACGATCTGCAAAATTATGCGGCTGAAAATGAGGGCTCATCTGCTTTCAATAGAAACAAGGGCCAGAATGATGAAGCGCCCATGTCCGAGTTCAGCCCTATCATGCCTTGCTCTGAAGTCAGAAGTTCGGAAGGAATGGCTTCTGTTTTTGCTAGGAGATTGGATGCTCTTAAGAACATCACCCCACCTGGTGCCACAGGTAATGCAGCCGATGAAATCAcgatgtgtttgttttgtggcaTAAAAGGTCACCATTTACAAGAGTGTTCACAGATAAGAGAGACAGAGCTTCAGGAATTATTAAGTAAGAGCAAGTCCTATAATGTAGCAGAAAATCTGCCTTTTTTCTGCATTAGATGTTTACAACAGAGTCATTGGGCCACTGCATGTCCTAAAGCACAGTCAATGGGGCAACCACAGTTGGAATGTAACGTTTCTTTTCTGGATTATTACTGCAGTCAGAGTGGAACGAATCTCAACTCAAGAAATGATGGAAATATGAAGCTCCCAACTGGTACGGAGAGCAAGTTCGAAGCTTCTGTTGCTCATACATGTTTTAACGAGGACTATTCAAGAATGGAGACAGATATAAATATGAGCTGGAAGGATAATGCAATGGGAGCCCCTAAGAAAAGGGCATATCGCTCAAATTCAGTTATGAAATGCAGTGCTTCGAGTTCTGTGGAAAATAAGTATAAAGAAAATCAGATGATGCCCTTGTCAAAGTTAGTCAATACACAGatttcaaatgtaccaaaaggaATTGTTGAGTCTGTAAAAAGGCTTCGCTTGTCTCGTACAGATGTCCTGAA GTGGATGGATTCTCGCACATCACTCTCACTACTCGAGGGGTTTTTCCTGCGCCTGCGGCTTAGGAAGTGGGAAGGACTTGGGGGAACTGGATACTATGTGTCTTGCATAACTG GCTCTCAGAGAGAGAGTTGTCCACTGAATGTGAAAGCCTCTATAGCTGTTGTTGTTGGGGGGATTAGATGTATGGTTAAGAGCAAGTATGTATCCAACAACGATTTCCATGAG GACGAGCTGAGGGCGTGGTGGTCTGCTACCTCAAAGGGCAGTGACAAGATTCCGTCTGAAGAAGATTTGAGAGAAAAG AGGAATAAGATTCTGGGCTGTTTTATCCTGGGGACGAAGTGGTATTTGTGA
- the LOC126607084 gene encoding uncharacterized protein LOC126607084 isoform X1: MDNRNIEPVTDLGLVLGHSNQCIQRKLNGDSGAGANAGSRIHMAFVAPDPLSELVWNTDKGVSNVTLSPPQSNKGGRSAADKPIDDEDFITAQTSFHLKSEFAGKDMTMSPTSNAGVMPLCGSSHDTGTVGNVEEEKAAVELSVLYNQEGTSSQANIEVTEIPQIPETRENFISTLTGNGDREGADILLVESDQKIPFVEQNEPLLRDPVDEDKHADVGDQKMQMDLVLASEVNPVNESKASGGPVVNKKAQRNRPLDKLEATAENDLMTLKTRHAYGAAIQILGPESVPGVKDRFDQGQERVPENESVLDKHYPNNSRIHMHQRKGKEKLLSDGDPNGRMPEDENDSNESVESCNSAGLFSSGKKSWRSEEEFIVGSKRFRKKIQEAPISTSYIRQDSSFMNWISSMVKGFSKSMQDEAPPLALTLAHPDHGDENPDNKRITCNTNQDDGVKSIGFQTIFQSLYCPTADCQEARMLSDNHKMGEISTELEPATSPKVYHGENVNLGQEFLLSVEKFNKSSSGNEVRSAGSQEKCHTGSEKKKNPCNFPFYKGKDRVIPNSSLGKRKERRIENFESSSQFKGKTTGEFGYRRDLLGSLWITRLTPKTSGPSLIADHYNKSADGVLESSNDLKNMGAREQFGEDLVIVIGNDLQNYAAENEGSSAFNRNKGQNDEAPMSEFSPIMPCSEVRSSEGMASVFARRLDALKNITPPGATGNAADEITMCLFCGIKGHHLQECSQIRETELQELLSKSKSYNVAENLPFFCIRCLQQSHWATACPKAQSMGQPQLECNVSFLDYYCSQSGTNLNSRNDGNMKLPTGTESKFEASVAHTCFNEDYSRMETDINMSWKDNAMGAPKKRAYRSNSVMKCSASSSVENKYKENQMMPLSKLVNTQISNVPKGIVESVKRLRLSRTDVLKWMDSRTSLSLLEGFFLRLRLRKWEGLGGTGYYVSCITGSQRESCPLNVKASIAVVVGGIRCMVKSKYVSNNDFHEDELRAWWSATSKGSDKIPSEEDLREKRNKILGCFILGTKWYL, encoded by the exons ATGGACAACAG GAACATAGAGCCTGTGACTGATTTGGGACTAGTTCTGGGTCATTCAAATCAATGCATTCAGAGAAAGTTGAATGGTGATTCAGGTGCAGGTGCAAATGCAGGTTCAAGGATACACATGGCATTCGTGGCTCCCGATCCCCTTTCAGAATTAGTTTGGAATACAGATAAAG GTGTAAGCAATGTCACTCTTTCACCACCACAAAGCAATAAAGGTGGGAGGTCTGCTGCTGACAAGCCTATTGATGATGAGGACTTTATAACAGCACAGACATCATTTCATCTAAAGAGCGAATTTGCTGGTAAAGATATGACTATGTCTCCCACAAGCAATGCTGGTGTCATGCCATTATGCGGGTCAAGCCATGACACGG GAACTGTTGGTAACGTGGAGGAAGAGAAGGCGGCTGTGGAACTATCTGTTCTGTACAACCAGGAGGGGACTTCTAGTCAAGCGAATATCGAAGTAACTGAAATACCTCAGATACCTGAAACCAGAGAAAATTTCATTTCAACATTGACAG GTAACGGTGACAGAGAGGGGGCTGATATCTTATTAGTCGAATCAGATCAAAAGATACCTTTTGTGGAACAAAATGAACCATTATTGCGGGATCCTGTTGATGAAGATAAACATGCTGATGTTGGTGATCAGAAAATGCAAATGGATCTTGTTTTGGCTTCCGAAGTTAACCCAGTGAACGAAAGTAAAGCTTCGGGTGGCCCTGTGGTGAATAAAAAGGCACAACGCAATAGGCCTTTGGATAAACTAGAGGCAACAGCTGAGAATGATTTAATGACTCTCAAAACCCGACATGCTTATGGTGCAGCGATTCAGATTTTAGGTCCAGAATCTGTCCCAGGGGTTAAGGACAGGTTCGATCAGGGTCAGGAGAGGGTTCCTGAAAACGAATCTGTTCTGGACAAACACTATCCTAATAACAGCAGAATCCATATGCatcaaaggaaaggaaaagaaaaattgttATCTGATGGAGATCCTAATGGAAGAATGCCAGAAGATGAGAATGATAGCAATGAGAGTGTCGAGAGCTGTAATAGCGCAGGATTGTTTTCGTCAGGCAAGAAGAGTTGGAGATCTGAAGAAGAGTTCATTGTTGGGAGTAAAAGATTCagaaagaaaattcaagaagctCCGATTTCCACATCCTATATTAGACAAGATAGCTCCTTCATGAATTGGATATCAAGCATGGTGAAGGGTTTTTCAAAATCAATGCAAGATGAGGCACCACCTCTTGCTCTTACCCTTGCACATCCTGATCATGGAGATGAGAATCCTGATAATAAACGTATCACATGTAATACAAACCAAGATGATGGAGTAAAAAGTATAGGTTTCCAGACGATTTTTCAGTCCTTGTATTGCCCAACTGCAGACTGCCAAGAAGCACGGATGTTGAGTGACAATCATAAAATGGGAGAAATATCAACGGAACTCGAGCCAGCTACTTCTCCAAAAGTCTATCATGGGGAGAACGTTAATTTAGGCCAAGAATTTCTACTGTCAGTTGAGAAGTTCAACAAATCTTCATCTGGAAATGAAGTTCGTTCAGCAGGTAGTCAGGAGAAATGCCATACTGGTTCCGAGAAGAAAAAGAATCCATGCAACTTTCCGTTTTATAAAGGGAAAGATAGAGTTATCCCTAATTCTTCTCTGGGTAAACGCAAGGAAAGGAGGATCGAGAATTTTGAATCTAGCTCACAATTCAAAGGGAAGACGACTGGGGAATTTGGTTATAGAAGGGACCTTCTTGGAAGCTTGTGGATAACTCGGTTGACTCCAAAAACATCTGGTCCATCTTTAATCGCAGATCATTACAACAAGAGTGCTGATGGAGTTCTTGAGAGCTCCAATGACCTCAAAAATATGGGAGCCAGGGAGCAGTTTGGTGAAGATTTAGTTATTGTCATTGGTAACGATCTGCAAAATTATGCGGCTGAAAATGAGGGCTCATCTGCTTTCAATAGAAACAAGGGCCAGAATGATGAAGCGCCCATGTCCGAGTTCAGCCCTATCATGCCTTGCTCTGAAGTCAGAAGTTCGGAAGGAATGGCTTCTGTTTTTGCTAGGAGATTGGATGCTCTTAAGAACATCACCCCACCTGGTGCCACAGGTAATGCAGCCGATGAAATCAcgatgtgtttgttttgtggcaTAAAAGGTCACCATTTACAAGAGTGTTCACAGATAAGAGAGACAGAGCTTCAGGAATTATTAAGTAAGAGCAAGTCCTATAATGTAGCAGAAAATCTGCCTTTTTTCTGCATTAGATGTTTACAACAGAGTCATTGGGCCACTGCATGTCCTAAAGCACAGTCAATGGGGCAACCACAGTTGGAATGTAACGTTTCTTTTCTGGATTATTACTGCAGTCAGAGTGGAACGAATCTCAACTCAAGAAATGATGGAAATATGAAGCTCCCAACTGGTACGGAGAGCAAGTTCGAAGCTTCTGTTGCTCATACATGTTTTAACGAGGACTATTCAAGAATGGAGACAGATATAAATATGAGCTGGAAGGATAATGCAATGGGAGCCCCTAAGAAAAGGGCATATCGCTCAAATTCAGTTATGAAATGCAGTGCTTCGAGTTCTGTGGAAAATAAGTATAAAGAAAATCAGATGATGCCCTTGTCAAAGTTAGTCAATACACAGatttcaaatgtaccaaaaggaATTGTTGAGTCTGTAAAAAGGCTTCGCTTGTCTCGTACAGATGTCCTGAA GTGGATGGATTCTCGCACATCACTCTCACTACTCGAGGGGTTTTTCCTGCGCCTGCGGCTTAGGAAGTGGGAAGGACTTGGGGGAACTGGATACTATGTGTCTTGCATAACTG GCTCTCAGAGAGAGAGTTGTCCACTGAATGTGAAAGCCTCTATAGCTGTTGTTGTTGGGGGGATTAGATGTATGGTTAAGAGCAAGTATGTATCCAACAACGATTTCCATGAG GACGAGCTGAGGGCGTGGTGGTCTGCTACCTCAAAGGGCAGTGACAAGATTCCGTCTGAAGAAGATTTGAGAGAAAAG AGGAATAAGATTCTGGGCTGTTTTATCCTGGGGACGAAGTGGTATTTGTGA
- the LOC126607084 gene encoding uncharacterized protein LOC126607084 isoform X3, whose amino-acid sequence MDNRNIEPVTDLGLVLGHSNQCIQRKLNGDSGAGANAGSRIHMAFVAPDPLSELVWNTDKGVSNVTLSPPQSNKGGRSAADKPIDDEDFITAQTSFHLKSEFAGKDMTMSPTSNAGVMPLCGSSHDTGTVGNVEEEKAAVELSVLYNQEGTSSQANIEVTEIPQIPETRENFISTLTGNGDREGADILLVESDQKIPFVEQNEPLLRDPVDEDKHADVGDQKMQMDLVLASEVNPVNESKASGGPVVNKKAQRNRPLDKLEATAENDLMTLKTRHAYGAAIQILGPESVPGVKDRFDQGQERVPENESVLDKHYPNNSRIHMHQRKGKEKLLSDGDPNGRMPEDENDSNESVESCNSAGLFSSGKKSWRSEEEFIVGSKRFRKKIQEAPISTSYIRQDSSFMNWISSMVKGFSKSMQDEAPPLALTLAHPDHGDENPDNKRITCNTNQDDGVKSIGFQTIFQSLYCPTADCQEARMLSDNHKMGEISTELEPATSPKVYHGENVNLGQEFLLSVEKFNKSSSGNEVRSAGSQEKCHTGSEKKKNPCNFPFYKGKDRVIPNSSLGKRKERRIENFESSSQFKGKTTGEFGYRRDLLGSLWITRLTPKTSGPSLIADHYNKSADGVLESSNDLKNMGAREQFGEDLVIVIGNDLQNYAAENEGSSAFNRNKGQNDEAPMSEFSPIMPCSEVRSSEGMASVFARRLDALKNITPPGATGNAADEITMCLFCGIKGHHLQECSQIRETELQELLSKSKSYNVAENLPFFCIRCLQQSHWATACPKAQSMGQPQLECNVSFLDYYCSQSGTNLNSRNDGNMKLPTGTESKFEASVAHTCFNEDYSRMETDINMSWKDNAMGAPKKRAYRSNSVMKCSASSSVENKYKENQMMPLSKLVNTQISNVPKGIVESVKRLRLSRTDVLKWMDSRTSLSLLEGFFLRLRLRKWEGLGGTGYYVSCITGSQRESCPLNVKASIAVVVGGIRCMVKSKYVSNNDFHEDELRAWWSATSKGSDKIPSEEDLREKE is encoded by the exons ATGGACAACAG GAACATAGAGCCTGTGACTGATTTGGGACTAGTTCTGGGTCATTCAAATCAATGCATTCAGAGAAAGTTGAATGGTGATTCAGGTGCAGGTGCAAATGCAGGTTCAAGGATACACATGGCATTCGTGGCTCCCGATCCCCTTTCAGAATTAGTTTGGAATACAGATAAAG GTGTAAGCAATGTCACTCTTTCACCACCACAAAGCAATAAAGGTGGGAGGTCTGCTGCTGACAAGCCTATTGATGATGAGGACTTTATAACAGCACAGACATCATTTCATCTAAAGAGCGAATTTGCTGGTAAAGATATGACTATGTCTCCCACAAGCAATGCTGGTGTCATGCCATTATGCGGGTCAAGCCATGACACGG GAACTGTTGGTAACGTGGAGGAAGAGAAGGCGGCTGTGGAACTATCTGTTCTGTACAACCAGGAGGGGACTTCTAGTCAAGCGAATATCGAAGTAACTGAAATACCTCAGATACCTGAAACCAGAGAAAATTTCATTTCAACATTGACAG GTAACGGTGACAGAGAGGGGGCTGATATCTTATTAGTCGAATCAGATCAAAAGATACCTTTTGTGGAACAAAATGAACCATTATTGCGGGATCCTGTTGATGAAGATAAACATGCTGATGTTGGTGATCAGAAAATGCAAATGGATCTTGTTTTGGCTTCCGAAGTTAACCCAGTGAACGAAAGTAAAGCTTCGGGTGGCCCTGTGGTGAATAAAAAGGCACAACGCAATAGGCCTTTGGATAAACTAGAGGCAACAGCTGAGAATGATTTAATGACTCTCAAAACCCGACATGCTTATGGTGCAGCGATTCAGATTTTAGGTCCAGAATCTGTCCCAGGGGTTAAGGACAGGTTCGATCAGGGTCAGGAGAGGGTTCCTGAAAACGAATCTGTTCTGGACAAACACTATCCTAATAACAGCAGAATCCATATGCatcaaaggaaaggaaaagaaaaattgttATCTGATGGAGATCCTAATGGAAGAATGCCAGAAGATGAGAATGATAGCAATGAGAGTGTCGAGAGCTGTAATAGCGCAGGATTGTTTTCGTCAGGCAAGAAGAGTTGGAGATCTGAAGAAGAGTTCATTGTTGGGAGTAAAAGATTCagaaagaaaattcaagaagctCCGATTTCCACATCCTATATTAGACAAGATAGCTCCTTCATGAATTGGATATCAAGCATGGTGAAGGGTTTTTCAAAATCAATGCAAGATGAGGCACCACCTCTTGCTCTTACCCTTGCACATCCTGATCATGGAGATGAGAATCCTGATAATAAACGTATCACATGTAATACAAACCAAGATGATGGAGTAAAAAGTATAGGTTTCCAGACGATTTTTCAGTCCTTGTATTGCCCAACTGCAGACTGCCAAGAAGCACGGATGTTGAGTGACAATCATAAAATGGGAGAAATATCAACGGAACTCGAGCCAGCTACTTCTCCAAAAGTCTATCATGGGGAGAACGTTAATTTAGGCCAAGAATTTCTACTGTCAGTTGAGAAGTTCAACAAATCTTCATCTGGAAATGAAGTTCGTTCAGCAGGTAGTCAGGAGAAATGCCATACTGGTTCCGAGAAGAAAAAGAATCCATGCAACTTTCCGTTTTATAAAGGGAAAGATAGAGTTATCCCTAATTCTTCTCTGGGTAAACGCAAGGAAAGGAGGATCGAGAATTTTGAATCTAGCTCACAATTCAAAGGGAAGACGACTGGGGAATTTGGTTATAGAAGGGACCTTCTTGGAAGCTTGTGGATAACTCGGTTGACTCCAAAAACATCTGGTCCATCTTTAATCGCAGATCATTACAACAAGAGTGCTGATGGAGTTCTTGAGAGCTCCAATGACCTCAAAAATATGGGAGCCAGGGAGCAGTTTGGTGAAGATTTAGTTATTGTCATTGGTAACGATCTGCAAAATTATGCGGCTGAAAATGAGGGCTCATCTGCTTTCAATAGAAACAAGGGCCAGAATGATGAAGCGCCCATGTCCGAGTTCAGCCCTATCATGCCTTGCTCTGAAGTCAGAAGTTCGGAAGGAATGGCTTCTGTTTTTGCTAGGAGATTGGATGCTCTTAAGAACATCACCCCACCTGGTGCCACAGGTAATGCAGCCGATGAAATCAcgatgtgtttgttttgtggcaTAAAAGGTCACCATTTACAAGAGTGTTCACAGATAAGAGAGACAGAGCTTCAGGAATTATTAAGTAAGAGCAAGTCCTATAATGTAGCAGAAAATCTGCCTTTTTTCTGCATTAGATGTTTACAACAGAGTCATTGGGCCACTGCATGTCCTAAAGCACAGTCAATGGGGCAACCACAGTTGGAATGTAACGTTTCTTTTCTGGATTATTACTGCAGTCAGAGTGGAACGAATCTCAACTCAAGAAATGATGGAAATATGAAGCTCCCAACTGGTACGGAGAGCAAGTTCGAAGCTTCTGTTGCTCATACATGTTTTAACGAGGACTATTCAAGAATGGAGACAGATATAAATATGAGCTGGAAGGATAATGCAATGGGAGCCCCTAAGAAAAGGGCATATCGCTCAAATTCAGTTATGAAATGCAGTGCTTCGAGTTCTGTGGAAAATAAGTATAAAGAAAATCAGATGATGCCCTTGTCAAAGTTAGTCAATACACAGatttcaaatgtaccaaaaggaATTGTTGAGTCTGTAAAAAGGCTTCGCTTGTCTCGTACAGATGTCCTGAA GTGGATGGATTCTCGCACATCACTCTCACTACTCGAGGGGTTTTTCCTGCGCCTGCGGCTTAGGAAGTGGGAAGGACTTGGGGGAACTGGATACTATGTGTCTTGCATAACTG GCTCTCAGAGAGAGAGTTGTCCACTGAATGTGAAAGCCTCTATAGCTGTTGTTGTTGGGGGGATTAGATGTATGGTTAAGAGCAAGTATGTATCCAACAACGATTTCCATGAG GACGAGCTGAGGGCGTGGTGGTCTGCTACCTCAAAGGGCAGTGACAAGATTCCGTCTGAAGAAGATTTGAGAGAAAAG GAATAA